The following are from one region of the Streptomyces changanensis genome:
- a CDS encoding response regulator → MTEQPIKVMVVDDHPMWRDAVARDLAEAGFDVVATAGDGDQAVRRARATAPDVLVLDLNLPAKPGVQVCKELVGAGEEPRPRVLVLSASGEHADVLEAVKSGATGYLLKSASTGELLDAVRRTAAGDPVFTPGLAGLVLGEYRRLAAEPAPARGAAEPGAPRLTDRETEVLRLVAKGLSYKQIAERLVISHRTVQNHVQNTLGKLQLHNRVELVRYAIERGLDDA, encoded by the coding sequence ATGACGGAACAGCCGATCAAGGTGATGGTGGTCGACGACCACCCGATGTGGCGCGACGCCGTCGCCCGGGACCTGGCCGAGGCCGGGTTCGACGTGGTCGCGACGGCCGGCGACGGCGACCAGGCCGTGCGCCGCGCCCGCGCCACCGCGCCCGACGTCCTGGTCCTGGATCTGAACCTGCCCGCCAAGCCGGGCGTCCAGGTCTGCAAGGAACTGGTCGGGGCGGGCGAGGAGCCGCGCCCGCGGGTCCTCGTGCTCTCCGCGAGCGGCGAGCACGCCGACGTCCTGGAGGCCGTGAAGTCCGGCGCCACCGGCTACCTGCTGAAGTCGGCCAGTACCGGAGAACTGCTCGACGCGGTGCGGCGCACGGCTGCGGGCGACCCGGTCTTCACGCCGGGCCTGGCCGGGCTGGTGCTCGGCGAGTACCGCCGCCTCGCCGCGGAGCCCGCCCCCGCCCGGGGCGCCGCCGAACCCGGCGCCCCCCGCCTCACCGACCGCGAGACCGAGGTCCTGCGTCTCGTGGCCAAGGGCCTCAGCTACAAGCAGATCGCCGAGCGTCTGGTGATCTCCCACCGCACGGTGCAGAACCACGTCCAGAACACGCTGGGCAAGCTCCAGCTGCACAACCGCGTCGAGCTCGTCCGGTACGCCATCGAGCGCGGCCTCGACGACGCCTGA
- the macS gene encoding MacS family sensor histidine kinase produces the protein MARRERVVRMSVEQPLWRALTAYRVLTMVYADLLFVVTRDDFERPWVAAAFLAVLTVWTLASLPKVAGAARCTRRFLAVDLTVALVGILLTPVADAHAQLQDGPTLPSIWTAGAVLAYAIKGGWRWAGFASSLVAVANIVERGEPSRDTFHNVLLVWVASIAIGYVVEVARASERTLARALEIEATTRERERLARDIHDSVLQVLAMVQRRGTALGGEAAELGRMAGEQEVALRTLVAGGLVRPSHVCEDASQGAVVRLVDEPDGPEGTGGPDGTQGPGGTDEPGGAGSAGTGERDLRTLLAPHAGARVTFAEPGAPVWLPRRAAAELAAAVGAALDNVRRHAGPDARAWILVEDWVDEVVVTVRDDGPGIPEGRLAQAESEGRLGVAQSIRGRLRDLGGTAELVTVPGQGTEVELKVPRGKARR, from the coding sequence ATGGCCAGGCGCGAGCGGGTGGTCCGCATGTCCGTGGAGCAGCCGCTGTGGCGCGCGCTCACGGCCTACCGGGTCCTCACCATGGTCTACGCGGACCTCCTCTTCGTCGTCACCCGTGACGACTTCGAACGGCCCTGGGTCGCCGCGGCGTTCCTCGCCGTGCTGACGGTCTGGACCCTCGCGTCCCTGCCGAAGGTGGCCGGCGCCGCCCGCTGCACCCGCCGCTTCCTCGCCGTCGACCTGACCGTCGCGCTCGTCGGGATCCTGCTGACCCCGGTCGCCGACGCGCACGCGCAGCTCCAGGACGGGCCCACGCTGCCGTCGATCTGGACGGCCGGTGCGGTCCTCGCGTACGCCATCAAGGGCGGCTGGCGCTGGGCCGGGTTCGCGTCCTCGCTGGTCGCGGTCGCCAACATCGTCGAGCGCGGCGAGCCCAGCCGCGACACCTTCCACAACGTGCTGCTCGTGTGGGTCGCCTCCATCGCCATCGGATACGTCGTCGAGGTCGCCCGGGCGTCCGAGCGGACCCTGGCCCGCGCCCTGGAGATCGAGGCCACCACCCGCGAGCGGGAGCGCCTGGCCCGCGACATCCACGACTCGGTCCTCCAGGTGCTGGCCATGGTGCAGCGCCGCGGCACCGCCCTGGGCGGTGAGGCCGCGGAACTGGGGCGGATGGCCGGGGAGCAGGAGGTCGCGCTGCGTACCCTCGTCGCGGGCGGGCTCGTCCGCCCCTCGCACGTCTGCGAGGACGCCTCCCAGGGCGCGGTCGTCCGCCTGGTCGACGAACCGGACGGGCCGGAAGGGACGGGCGGGCCGGACGGGACGCAGGGGCCGGGCGGGACGGACGAACCGGGCGGGGCGGGGTCCGCCGGCACCGGCGAGCGGGACCTGCGCACCCTGCTCGCCCCGCACGCCGGGGCGCGCGTGACGTTCGCCGAGCCGGGGGCGCCGGTGTGGCTGCCGCGCCGGGCCGCCGCCGAACTGGCGGCCGCCGTGGGCGCCGCCCTGGACAACGTACGCCGGCACGCCGGGCCGGACGCCCGGGCGTGGATCCTCGTCGAGGACTGGGTGGACGAGGTGGTCGTGACGGTGCGCGACGACGGACCGGGCATACCGGAAGGGCGCCTGGCCCAGGCGGAGAGCGAGGGGCGCCTCGGCGTGGCCCAGTCCATCCGCGGCAGGCTCCGTGACCTGGGCGGGACGGCGGAGCTGGTGACCGTCCCCGGCCAGGGCACGGAGGTGGAGTTGAAGGTCCCACGGGGGAAGGCGAGACGATGA
- a CDS encoding lysophospholipid acyltransferase family protein: MKFSIGGPLKFAFRPWVEGLENIPAEGPAILASNHLSFSDSFFLPAVLDRKVTFIAKAEYFTSPGVKGKLTAAFFKGVGQLPVDRSGARGAGDAAVRSGIDVIKRGELFGIYPEGTRSPDGRLYRGRTGGLARVALATGAPVIPIAMIDTEKIQPPGKILPKLMRPGIRIGEPLDFSRYHGMESDRFILRSVTDEVMYEIMKLSGQEYVDVYATAAKRRIADAEKAARQAGRDGAAAGPDGKAE, from the coding sequence ATGAAGTTCTCCATCGGAGGGCCGCTGAAGTTCGCCTTCAGGCCCTGGGTGGAGGGCCTCGAGAACATCCCCGCCGAGGGGCCGGCGATCCTCGCGAGCAACCACCTGTCGTTCTCCGACTCCTTCTTCCTGCCGGCGGTCCTCGACCGCAAGGTCACCTTCATCGCCAAGGCCGAGTACTTCACCTCGCCGGGCGTGAAGGGCAAGCTCACCGCCGCGTTCTTCAAGGGCGTCGGCCAGCTGCCCGTGGACCGATCCGGCGCCCGCGGCGCCGGTGACGCCGCCGTGCGCAGCGGCATCGACGTCATCAAGCGGGGCGAGCTGTTCGGCATCTACCCGGAGGGCACCCGGTCGCCCGACGGCCGGCTGTACCGGGGCAGGACCGGCGGCCTCGCGCGCGTGGCGCTGGCCACGGGCGCCCCGGTCATCCCGATCGCCATGATCGACACCGAGAAGATCCAGCCGCCCGGCAAGATCCTCCCGAAGCTGATGCGCCCGGGCATCCGCATCGGCGAACCCCTGGACTTCAGCCGCTACCACGGTATGGAGAGCGACCGCTTCATCCTGCGCTCGGTCACCGACGAGGTGATGTACGAGATCATGAAGCTGTCCGGTCAGGAGTACGTCGACGTCTACGCCACGGCCGCCAAGCGGCGCATCGCCGACGCGGAGAAGGCCGCCAGGCAGGCGGGCCGGGACGGCGCCGCCGCGGGGCCCGACGGCAAGGCCGAGTAG
- a CDS encoding alpha/beta hydrolase — translation MPVLPGAEPYRHEGGDVGVLLCHGFTGSPGSLRPWGEYLAARGLTVSLPLLPGHGTRWQDMQVTGGEDWYAEVDRELRALSRRCERVFVFGLSMGGALTLRLAARHGDAVSGIVLVNPANRVHGVMAHALPVVRHLVPSKAGLANDIAKDGMDEVAYDRVPLHAAHALRRFLHVVDRDLPQVTQPVLLLRSPQDHVVPPADSARILGRISSTDVTEVLLEQSYHVATLDHDAERIFEESHAFIGRLAPGTGAGAARDRDKEGSSSGG, via the coding sequence GTGCCGGTCCTTCCCGGAGCCGAGCCGTACCGCCACGAGGGCGGGGACGTCGGCGTCCTGCTCTGCCACGGCTTCACCGGTTCCCCGGGGTCGTTGCGGCCCTGGGGCGAGTACCTCGCGGCCCGCGGACTGACCGTGTCGCTGCCGCTGCTGCCCGGGCACGGCACGCGGTGGCAGGACATGCAGGTCACCGGCGGGGAGGACTGGTACGCGGAGGTCGACCGGGAGCTGCGGGCCCTGTCGCGCCGGTGCGAGCGGGTCTTCGTGTTCGGGCTCTCCATGGGCGGGGCCCTGACGCTGCGGCTGGCCGCCCGGCACGGCGACGCGGTCTCCGGCATCGTCCTGGTGAACCCGGCGAACCGCGTCCACGGCGTCATGGCGCACGCGCTGCCCGTCGTCCGGCACCTCGTGCCGTCGAAGGCCGGCCTCGCCAACGACATCGCCAAGGACGGCATGGACGAGGTCGCCTACGACCGGGTGCCGCTGCACGCCGCGCACGCCCTGCGCCGCTTCCTGCACGTGGTGGACCGCGACCTGCCGCAGGTGACGCAGCCCGTCCTGCTGCTGCGCTCCCCCCAGGACCACGTCGTGCCGCCCGCCGACTCGGCGCGCATCCTCGGCCGCATCTCCTCCACGGACGTCACCGAGGTCCTGCTGGAACAGAGCTACCACGTCGCGACGTTGGACCACGACGCGGAGCGGATCTTCGAGGAGAGCCACGCGTTCATCGGCCGCCTCGCTCCCGGGACCGGCGCAGGCGCCGCCCGGGACAGGGACAAGGAGGGGAGTTCGTCCGGTGGCTGA
- a CDS encoding endonuclease/exonuclease/phosphatase family protein — MELTALPDSRTEADGSAVVRVLGYNIRSLRDDEDALARVVRACAPDVVLVQEAPRFFRWRKHAARLAAKSGLVVVGGGATAAGPLLLCSLRVTVERTRDVLLPLTPGLHRRGFATAVVRVGGARLGLLSCHLSLRADERYAQAGMVLEQLAALGVPHAVVGGDVNERPDGRAFRRLATALQDCRAVRPWGGEHTHPPGDPHQRIDALFATGGVEVLGCGVPIGLPGVTEADLRAATDHLPVLAALRVPAAAP; from the coding sequence ATGGAGCTCACCGCACTGCCCGACTCCCGTACCGAGGCGGACGGTTCGGCCGTCGTCCGTGTGCTCGGCTACAACATCCGGTCGCTGCGCGACGACGAGGACGCCCTGGCCCGGGTCGTCCGCGCCTGCGCCCCCGACGTGGTGCTCGTCCAGGAGGCGCCGCGCTTCTTCCGCTGGCGCAAGCACGCGGCGCGCCTCGCCGCCAAGAGCGGCCTCGTCGTGGTGGGCGGCGGCGCCACCGCGGCCGGACCCCTGTTGCTCTGCTCCCTGCGCGTCACCGTCGAACGCACCCGGGACGTGCTGCTGCCCCTCACGCCGGGCCTGCACCGACGCGGCTTCGCCACCGCCGTGGTGCGCGTCGGCGGCGCCCGGCTCGGGCTGCTCAGCTGTCACCTGAGCCTGCGGGCCGACGAGCGGTACGCGCAGGCGGGGATGGTGCTGGAGCAACTGGCCGCGCTCGGCGTGCCGCACGCGGTCGTCGGGGGCGACGTCAACGAACGGCCCGACGGGCGGGCCTTCCGGCGGCTCGCCACCGCGCTCCAGGACTGCCGGGCCGTGCGGCCGTGGGGCGGCGAGCACACCCACCCGCCGGGCGACCCGCACCAGCGGATCGACGCGCTCTTCGCCACCGGCGGCGTCGAGGTCCTGGGCTGCGGGGTGCCCATCGGGCTGCCCGGCGTGACGGAGGCGGACCTGAGGGCGGCGACGGACCATCTGCCCGTGCTCGCCGCCCTCCGCGTACCGGCGGCCGCGCCCTGA
- a CDS encoding ROK family glucokinase: protein MGLTIGVDIGGTKIAAGVVDEEGTILDTHKVPTPSTPEGIVDAICAAVSEAGKGHDVEAVGIGAAGYVDDKRATVLFAPNIDWRHEPLKDKVEQRVGLPVVVENDANAAAWGEYRFGAGQGHDDVICITLGTGLGGGIIIGNKLRRGRFGVAAEFGHIRVVPDGLMCGCGSQGCWEQYASGRALVRYAKQRANATPENAGILLSLGDGTAEGIEGKHISDAARQGDKVAVDSFRELARWAGAGLADLASLFDPSAFIVGGGVSDEGDLVLDPIRKSFRRWLVGGNYRPHAQVLAAQLGGKAGLVGAADLARQG from the coding sequence ATGGGACTCACCATCGGCGTCGACATCGGCGGCACGAAGATCGCGGCCGGCGTGGTCGACGAAGAGGGCACCATTCTCGACACCCACAAGGTGCCGACCCCGTCGACGCCCGAGGGCATCGTCGACGCGATCTGCGCGGCCGTCTCCGAGGCGGGCAAGGGCCATGACGTCGAGGCCGTCGGCATCGGCGCCGCCGGATACGTCGACGACAAGCGCGCGACCGTCCTGTTCGCGCCCAACATCGACTGGCGGCACGAGCCGCTGAAGGACAAGGTCGAGCAGCGCGTCGGGCTCCCCGTCGTCGTCGAGAACGACGCCAACGCCGCCGCCTGGGGCGAGTACCGGTTCGGCGCCGGCCAGGGCCACGACGACGTCATCTGCATCACGCTCGGCACCGGCCTCGGCGGTGGCATCATCATCGGCAACAAGCTGCGCCGCGGACGCTTCGGCGTCGCCGCCGAGTTCGGTCACATCCGGGTCGTCCCGGACGGTCTGATGTGCGGCTGCGGCAGCCAGGGCTGCTGGGAGCAGTACGCCTCCGGGCGCGCCCTGGTCCGGTACGCCAAGCAGCGCGCCAACGCCACCCCGGAGAACGCCGGGATCCTGCTGTCGCTGGGGGACGGCACCGCCGAGGGCATCGAGGGCAAGCACATCAGCGACGCCGCCCGCCAGGGCGACAAGGTGGCGGTCGACTCCTTCCGCGAGCTGGCCCGCTGGGCCGGCGCCGGCCTCGCCGACCTGGCGTCCCTCTTCGACCCGTCCGCGTTCATCGTCGGCGGCGGCGTCTCCGACGAGGGCGACCTGGTCCTGGACCCGATCCGCAAGTCCTTCCGCCGCTGGCTCGTCGGCGGCAACTACCGGCCGCACGCCCAGGTCCTCGCCGCGCAGCTCGGCGGCAAGGCCGGCCTGGTCGGCGCCGCGGACCTGGCCCGCCAGGGCTGA
- a CDS encoding DUF5304 domain-containing protein, whose protein sequence is MSDATQRPGPPEDDAWARACAEDLAAERARRAGRGTPPPGSAAEELRKLVDAVADKVSSLGGPLLGTGAQSAVRQAVAQARSAIEPVIERNPQVFDHLAAAGGELLAAYRSAVSGQEHRWTAGPQGKAASDGPGPTAERRGDAERNDKGDDKGNGEGPDGNQRIDLD, encoded by the coding sequence ATGAGCGATGCCACGCAGCGGCCCGGCCCCCCGGAGGACGACGCCTGGGCGCGGGCCTGCGCCGAGGACCTGGCGGCCGAGCGCGCCCGCCGCGCCGGCCGCGGCACCCCGCCGCCCGGCTCCGCCGCCGAGGAACTGCGCAAGCTCGTCGACGCGGTCGCCGACAAGGTCTCCTCGCTCGGCGGCCCACTGCTGGGCACGGGCGCGCAGAGCGCGGTCCGGCAGGCCGTCGCCCAGGCCAGGTCCGCGATCGAACCGGTCATCGAGCGCAACCCGCAGGTCTTCGACCACCTCGCCGCCGCGGGGGGCGAGCTGCTCGCCGCCTACCGCTCCGCCGTCAGCGGCCAGGAGCACCGCTGGACCGCCGGACCACAGGGGAAGGCCGCGTCCGACGGCCCGGGTCCCACGGCCGAGCGCCGGGGCGACGCGGAGCGGAACGACAAGGGCGACGACAAGGGGAACGGCGAGGGGCCGGACGGCAACCAGCGCATCGACCTCGACTGA
- a CDS encoding ArsA family ATPase, protein MRTLLVTGPGGSGRTTVAAATALAAARDGRRVLLLTGDPLDGLTDADARLTVRRLDPAAHFRAELLALQERAAAALEVLGAARLDEDELTELPGSDRFAYLAALRDAARADHDLLVADLPPLRDAVALLALPGQLRRYLRRLLPPERQAARALRPVLAQLAGVPMPADALYRAAAERDAELAVVQELIEAPTTSVRLVVEPGPSATGALRTARAGLALHGLALDQVVANRLLPATSPDPWLAALADRQRGHLKELYEDGVPAVRELPHLGRDPHGADDLADLARLGDLTPGAPVPAPRWPVEDRRDTDGVLVWRIPLPGATKPGLVLVRRGDELVLTVGPFRRVAPLPSALRRCTVAGAALRDGELLVRFRPDPGLWPRTP, encoded by the coding sequence ATGCGTACGCTCCTCGTCACCGGCCCCGGCGGATCCGGCCGGACCACCGTCGCCGCGGCGACCGCCCTCGCCGCCGCCCGCGACGGCCGCAGGGTGCTCCTGCTGACCGGTGACCCGCTCGACGGCCTCACGGACGCCGACGCGCGCCTCACCGTCCGCCGCCTGGACCCCGCCGCCCACTTCCGCGCCGAACTCCTCGCCCTGCAGGAGCGGGCCGCCGCGGCCCTGGAAGTCCTCGGCGCGGCCCGCCTCGACGAGGACGAGCTCACCGAACTGCCCGGCAGCGACCGCTTCGCCTACCTCGCGGCCCTGCGCGACGCCGCCCGCGCCGACCACGACCTCCTCGTCGCCGACCTCCCGCCCCTGCGCGACGCCGTCGCCCTGCTCGCCCTCCCCGGACAGCTCCGCCGCTACCTGCGCCGCCTCCTGCCGCCCGAGCGCCAGGCCGCCCGCGCCCTGCGGCCCGTCCTCGCCCAGCTCGCCGGGGTCCCCATGCCCGCCGACGCGCTGTACCGCGCCGCCGCCGAGCGGGACGCCGAGCTGGCCGTCGTACAGGAGCTGATCGAGGCGCCCACCACCAGCGTCCGCCTCGTCGTGGAACCCGGCCCGTCCGCCACCGGGGCCCTGCGCACCGCCCGCGCCGGGCTCGCCCTGCACGGCCTCGCCCTCGACCAGGTCGTCGCCAACCGGCTCCTGCCCGCCACCTCGCCCGACCCGTGGCTCGCCGCGCTCGCCGACCGGCAGCGCGGTCACCTGAAGGAGCTGTACGAGGACGGCGTCCCCGCCGTCCGCGAGCTGCCCCACCTGGGGCGCGACCCGCACGGCGCCGACGACCTGGCCGACCTCGCCCGCCTCGGCGACCTCACCCCCGGCGCGCCCGTCCCCGCCCCCCGGTGGCCGGTCGAGGACCGGCGCGACACCGACGGCGTCCTGGTCTGGCGCATACCGCTGCCCGGGGCGACCAAGCCCGGCCTCGTCCTCGTCCGCCGCGGCGACGAACTGGTCCTCACCGTCGGACCGTTCCGCCGCGTCGCCCCGCTCCCGTCCGCGCTGCGCCGCTGCACCGTCGCCGGCGCCGCCCTGCGCGACGGCGAGCTGCTGGTCCGCTTCCGCCCCGACCCGGGACTGTGGCCCCGCACCCCCTGA
- a CDS encoding SRPBCC family protein, producing MAEHTSSSITIEAAPAEVMGVIADFARYPEWTGEVKEAEVLSRDAAGRAEQVRLLLDAGAIKDDHTLAYTWTGGHEVSWTLVKSQMLRGLDGSYTLAPLDGGARTEVTYRLTVDVKIPMLGMIKRKAEKVIIDRALAGLKKRVESTTQA from the coding sequence ATGGCGGAACACACCAGTTCGAGCATCACGATCGAGGCGGCCCCTGCCGAGGTCATGGGAGTGATCGCCGACTTCGCCCGCTATCCGGAGTGGACGGGCGAGGTCAAGGAGGCCGAGGTCCTCTCGCGGGACGCGGCCGGCCGCGCCGAGCAGGTCCGCCTGCTGCTGGACGCCGGGGCGATCAAGGACGACCACACCCTGGCGTACACCTGGACCGGCGGGCACGAGGTGAGCTGGACGCTCGTGAAGTCGCAGATGCTCCGCGGGCTCGACGGCTCCTACACGCTCGCCCCGCTCGACGGCGGCGCCCGCACCGAGGTGACGTACCGGCTCACCGTCGACGTCAAGATCCCCATGCTCGGCATGATCAAGCGCAAGGCCGAGAAGGTCATCATCGACCGCGCCCTGGCGGGCTTGAAGAAGCGCGTCGAGTCCACCACGCAGGCGTAG
- a CDS encoding metallophosphoesterase family protein yields MRIHVVSDVHGNARDLARAGEGADALVCLGDLVLFLDYADHSRGIFPDLFGTENAHRIVALRTARRFGEAREFTRGLWAGLAERGVDKATAVESAVRAQYAELFAAFPAPTYATYGNVDVPRLWPEYARAGTTVLDGERVEIGGRVFGFVGGGLPSPMRTPYEVPEEEYAAKVEALGEVDVLCSHIPPDVPELTYDTVARRFERGSGALLDAIHRVRPRYALFGHVHQPLARRMRVGATECVNVGHFASSGRPWALEW; encoded by the coding sequence ATGCGCATCCATGTGGTCAGTGACGTACACGGGAACGCGCGGGACCTGGCCAGGGCGGGGGAGGGCGCCGACGCACTCGTCTGCCTCGGCGACCTGGTGCTCTTCCTCGACTACGCCGACCACTCCCGCGGCATCTTCCCCGACCTCTTCGGCACGGAGAACGCCCACCGCATCGTCGCCCTGCGCACGGCCCGGCGCTTCGGCGAGGCCCGAGAGTTCACCCGCGGCCTGTGGGCCGGGCTCGCGGAGCGCGGCGTCGACAAGGCCACCGCCGTCGAGTCGGCCGTCCGCGCCCAGTACGCCGAGCTCTTCGCCGCCTTCCCCGCGCCCACCTACGCCACGTACGGCAACGTCGACGTGCCGCGCCTGTGGCCCGAGTACGCCCGCGCCGGCACCACCGTGCTCGACGGCGAGCGCGTCGAGATCGGCGGCCGCGTCTTCGGCTTCGTCGGTGGCGGCCTGCCCAGCCCGATGCGCACCCCGTACGAGGTCCCGGAGGAGGAGTACGCGGCGAAGGTCGAGGCGCTCGGCGAGGTGGACGTGCTGTGCTCGCACATCCCCCCGGACGTCCCCGAGCTGACGTACGACACGGTGGCCCGGCGCTTCGAGCGCGGCTCGGGCGCCCTGCTCGACGCGATCCACCGCGTCCGCCCCCGCTACGCCCTCTTCGGCCACGTCCACCAGCCCCTCGCGCGGCGCATGCGCGTCGGGGCCACGGAGTGCGTGAACGTGGGCCACTTCGCCTCCTCCGGCAGGCCCTGGGCCCTGGAGTGGTGA
- a CDS encoding AMP-dependent synthetase/ligase: MREFSLPALYEVPADGNLTDLVRRNAAQHPDVAVMARKVAGGWEDVTAARFLAEVRAAAKGLVARGVRPGDRVALISRTRYEWVQLDFAVWSAGAVTVPVYETSSPEQIQWILGDSGAVAAVVESQAHADAVESVRDALPELRHVWRIDGGAVEELTEAGREVSDATLDERGGTARADDTATIVYTSGTTGRPKGCVLTHRNFFAECGNVVERLKPLFQTGRSSVLLFLPAAHVFGRMVEVASVLAPIRLGCVPDIKNLTDDLASFRPTLILGVPRVFEKVYNSARAKAQADGKGKIFDRAAQTAIAYSRAKATPGGAPLGLRLKHKLFDVLVYSKLRAVLGGRCEFAISGGAPLGERLGHFFSGIGFTVLEGYGLTESCAATAFNPWDRQKIGTVGQPLPGSKVRIADDGEVLLHGEHVFTGYWQNESATAEALADGWFHTGDIGTLDEDGYLAITGRKKEILVTAGGKNVAPAVIEDRIRGHALVAECMVVGDGRPFVGALVTLDEEFLTRWAADRGKPAGSTAASLRDDPELLAEVQRAVDDGNCAVSKAESVRKFRILSAQFTEEAGHITPSLKLKRNVVAKDFADEIEAIYRG, encoded by the coding sequence TTGCGCGAGTTCAGCCTTCCGGCCCTGTACGAGGTCCCCGCGGACGGCAACCTGACGGATCTGGTCCGCCGCAACGCCGCGCAGCACCCAGACGTGGCCGTGATGGCCCGCAAGGTCGCCGGCGGGTGGGAGGACGTCACCGCCGCGCGGTTCCTCGCCGAGGTACGGGCCGCGGCCAAGGGCCTGGTGGCCCGGGGCGTCCGGCCGGGCGACCGGGTCGCGCTGATCTCGCGCACCCGGTACGAGTGGGTGCAGCTGGACTTCGCGGTGTGGAGCGCGGGCGCGGTGACCGTACCGGTGTACGAGACGAGCTCGCCGGAGCAGATCCAGTGGATCCTCGGCGACTCGGGCGCGGTGGCGGCCGTCGTGGAGAGCCAGGCCCACGCCGACGCGGTGGAGTCCGTGCGGGACGCCCTGCCGGAGCTGCGGCACGTGTGGCGGATCGACGGCGGCGCCGTCGAGGAGCTGACCGAGGCCGGCCGCGAGGTGTCCGACGCGACGCTGGACGAGCGCGGCGGCACCGCGCGGGCGGACGACACGGCGACCATCGTCTACACCTCCGGCACCACGGGCCGCCCCAAGGGCTGCGTGCTGACCCACCGCAACTTCTTCGCCGAGTGCGGCAACGTCGTCGAGCGCCTCAAGCCGCTGTTCCAGACGGGCCGCTCGTCGGTGCTGCTGTTCCTGCCCGCGGCGCACGTCTTCGGGCGGATGGTGGAGGTCGCCTCGGTCCTGGCGCCGATCCGGCTCGGCTGCGTGCCCGACATCAAGAACCTCACGGACGACCTGGCCTCGTTCCGGCCCACGCTCATCCTGGGTGTGCCCCGCGTCTTCGAGAAGGTGTACAACTCGGCGCGGGCGAAGGCCCAGGCGGACGGCAAGGGCAAGATCTTCGACCGGGCCGCGCAGACGGCCATCGCCTACAGCCGGGCGAAGGCGACGCCGGGCGGCGCCCCGCTCGGCCTGCGGCTGAAGCACAAGCTGTTCGACGTGCTGGTCTACAGCAAGCTCCGCGCGGTGCTCGGCGGGCGGTGCGAGTTCGCCATCTCGGGCGGGGCCCCGCTGGGCGAGCGGCTCGGTCACTTCTTCAGCGGCATCGGCTTCACCGTGCTGGAGGGGTACGGCCTGACGGAGTCCTGCGCGGCGACGGCCTTCAACCCCTGGGACCGGCAGAAGATCGGCACGGTCGGCCAGCCCCTGCCCGGCTCCAAGGTGCGGATCGCCGACGACGGTGAGGTACTGCTCCACGGCGAGCACGTCTTCACCGGCTACTGGCAGAACGAGTCGGCGACGGCCGAGGCCCTGGCCGACGGCTGGTTCCACACCGGTGACATCGGCACCCTCGACGAGGACGGCTACCTGGCCATCACGGGCCGCAAGAAGGAGATCCTCGTGACCGCGGGCGGCAAGAACGTCGCCCCCGCCGTGATCGAGGACCGCATCCGCGGCCACGCCCTGGTCGCGGAGTGCATGGTCGTCGGCGACGGCCGGCCGTTCGTGGGCGCGCTCGTCACCCTGGACGAGGAGTTCCTCACCCGCTGGGCCGCCGACCGGGGCAAGCCGGCCGGCTCGACCGCGGCGTCGCTGCGCGACGACCCGGAGCTGCTGGCGGAGGTGCAGCGGGCCGTGGACGACGGCAACTGCGCCGTCTCCAAGGCGGAGTCTGTCCGCAAGTTCCGCATCCTGTCCGCCCAGTTCACGGAGGAGGCGGGTCACATCACCCCGTCGCTGAAGCTGAAGCGGAACGTGGTGGCGAAGGACTTCGCCGACGAGATCGAGGCGATCTACCGCGGCTGA